The Harpia harpyja isolate bHarHar1 chromosome 10, bHarHar1 primary haplotype, whole genome shotgun sequence genome includes a region encoding these proteins:
- the RBP4 gene encoding retinol-binding protein 4 codes for MAHTERALPWLLLLLALALLGSSTAERDCRVSSFKVMENFDKTRYSGTWYAMAKKDPEGLFLQDNVVAQFTVDENGQMSATAKGRVRLFNNWDVCADMIGSFTDTEDPAKFKMKYWGVASFLQKGNDDHWVVDTDYDTYALHYSCRQLNEDGTCADSYSFVFSRDPKGLPPEAQKIVRQRQIDLCLDRKYRVIVHNGFCS; via the exons ATGGCCCACACGGAGAgagctctgccctggctgctgctgctgctggcgctggcCTTGCTGGGCAGTAGCACAGCGGAGCGGGACTGCCGAGTAAGCAGCTTCAAAGTCATGGAGAACTTTGACAAGACCAGG TACAGTGGCACCTGGTATGCCATGGCAAAAAAAGATCCTGAGGGGCTGTTTCTGCAGGACAACGTGGTAGCCCAGTTCACCGTAGATGAGAATGGACAAATGAGTGCCACTGCAAAGGGCAGAGTCAGACTCTTCAA TAACTGGGATGTCTGTGCTGACATGATTGGCTCTTTCACTGACACAGAGGATCCTGCCAAGTTCAAGATGAAGTACTGGGGTGTtgcctcttttctgcagaaaggaa ATGATGATCACTGGGTAGTGGACACAGATTATGATACGTATGCTCTTCATTACTCCTGCCGCCAACTAAATGAAGATGGCACTTGTGCTGATAGCTATTCCTTTGTGTTCTCCCGGGACCCCAAGGGATTGCCTCCAGAGGCACAGAAAATTGTCAGACAAAGGCAGATAGACCTCTGCTTggacagaaaatacagagttatCGTTCATAATg gATTTTGCTCTTAA